The sequence GTCGCGCAAACCGAGCGTGCGCAGCACGGCCAGGCCTTGCGATGCGAAAGCTTCGTTCAACTCGATCACGTCGAATTGCTCGAGCGTCATGCCGAGTTGCTTCAACAGTTTCTGGGTGGCCGGCGCGGGGCCGATGCCCATGATGCGCGGTTCGACGCCCGCCGTTGCCATACCTACCACGCGAGCGCGGCGACGCAGGCCGTACTGATCGGCGGCCTCTTGATTCGCGAGCAGCAGCGCACAGGCGCCGTCGTTCACCCCGGACGCATTGCCGGCTGTCACGCTGCCGTCAGGACGAACCACGCCTTTGAGCTTGCCCAGACTTTCGAGCGAGGTTGCCCGCGGATGCTCGTCGAGCATGACGCGCACCGGGTCGCCTTTCTTCAGCGGGATGTCGACGCCAACGATTTCCTGGGCCAACGTGCCGTCTTCTTGCGCGCGAGCCGCCTTCTGCTGGCTCGCTAGCGCAAACATGTCCTGATCCGCGCGGCTGATACTGAATTCGACCGCGACGTTTTCCGCCGTTTCCGGCATCGAATCGACGCCGTATTGACGTTTCATCAGCGGGTTGATGAAGCGCCAGCCAATGGTGGTGTCGTAAATGTCGGCTTGCCGTGCGAAGGCGCTAGCGGCCTTGCCCATGACGAACGGCGCTCGCGTCATGCTTTCTACGCCGCCCGCGATCATCAAACGCGCTTCGCCCGCCTTGATGGCGCGTGCGGCTGTGCCGACTGCGTCCATGCCCGAGCCGCACAAGCGGTTGATGGTGGCGCCGGGAGCATCCGTCGGCAAACCTGCCAGCAGCGCAGACATGCGCGCGACGTTGCGGTTGTCTTCGCCGGCCTGGTTGGCACAGCCATAGATCACGTCGTCGAGCGCGCGCCAGTCGACGCCCGGATTGCGCTCGATCAGCGCCTTGATCGGCACCGCGCCGAGGTCGTCGGCGCGAACGTCCTT is a genomic window of Paraburkholderia bryophila containing:
- the pcaF gene encoding 3-oxoadipyl-CoA thiolase, with translation MNDAFICDAIRTPIGRYGGALKDVRADDLGAVPIKALIERNPGVDWRALDDVIYGCANQAGEDNRNVARMSALLAGLPTDAPGATINRLCGSGMDAVGTAARAIKAGEARLMIAGGVESMTRAPFVMGKAASAFARQADIYDTTIGWRFINPLMKRQYGVDSMPETAENVAVEFSISRADQDMFALASQQKAARAQEDGTLAQEIVGVDIPLKKGDPVRVMLDEHPRATSLESLGKLKGVVRPDGSVTAGNASGVNDGACALLLANQEAADQYGLRRRARVVGMATAGVEPRIMGIGPAPATQKLLKQLGMTLEQFDVIELNEAFASQGLAVLRTLGLRDDDPRVNPNGGAIALGHPLGASGARLITTALYQLERINGRFALCTMCIGVGQGIALVIERL